Proteins from one Nicotiana tabacum cultivar K326 chromosome 23, ASM71507v2, whole genome shotgun sequence genomic window:
- the LOC142177098 gene encoding uncharacterized protein LOC142177098, whose product MGKQSRQEWQVKAATPIEVVTPPVVQHTEEFWEYITEEGRKKLFDDEEYGVNINYSQAPNGRICVGWKQRDVTVIILESTTQLVHCQVEDRSSQFKCKISFVYGFNTIAARKTLWDTLRLTGRNMDDPWVVLGDLNTVLYADDRINGIPVHLTKTVDFQSCVTDVGLGQITRRGWQYSWSNKRDSPERIYSHIDWAFENDKWFQHYGSLEATYHNLGCSDHTPITIITGVSRHKLKKLFRLLNVLLSKDAFKEVVKECWLQRITGYSITNNGTTGIYIFFQALTWGDRSVTREEVLQALKELPNDKAPGIDGYPAEFFKEYWGIVGEDIINAILQFFENGKLLKEVNCTTITLVPKVANPTYVKDYKHIAYCSTIYKLIANVLTGRLKRVVDYLVGPTQSAFIEGRNILDNVIVAHELVKGYSHKGVSPRCMVKVDIRKAYDSVNWGFLKMLLLEYGIPLKVVELIMTHVFTVSYSLFINGGLTPIFQAKKGLRKGDPMSPYLFVLAMEYLNMSLKQLRHNLDFNYHSRCASKELVHICFVDDLLMCCRADKVSIQLMLQAFHHFSTVSGLRANLEKSSFYVASVSPEFKIQIIQDMHFSIGEMPFKYLGVPLSSRKLSMAQCLPLVEKIIDRIKCWTTKFLSYSGRVQLIKSVLFEMQTYWAQVFLLPKKILTMVVRKLFGARDWLTNVGNNMVAIEEFEDKGKFSIKKAYQFFIPQLQKENRDKSKVGRRKLLGQPRKSAVRDQEQVLLDSCLQQWFIMNGQKEMREGSDNKKG is encoded by the exons ATGGGGAAACAAAGTAGACAGGAATGGCAAGTTAAAGCAGCAACACCTATAGAGGTTGTTACTCCACCTGTTGTTCAACATACAGAG GAATTTTGGGAATACATTACAGAAGAAGGACGAAAGAAATTGTTTGATGATGAAGAGTATGGAGTGAATATTA ATTATTCTCAAGCCCCAAATGGTAGAATATGTGTAGGATGGAAACAAAGGGATGTAACAGTCATCATCCTAGAGTCCACAACACAACTAGTCCACTGCCAAGTTGAAGATAGAAGTTCTCAGTTTAAATGCAAGATCTCATTTGTCTATGGTTTCAATACAATTGCTGCCAGAAAAACTTTGTGGGATACTTTGAGGCTCACTGGTAGAAATATGGATGATCCGTGGGTTGTTCTTGGTGATTTAAACACTGTACTATATGCTGATGACAGAATTAATGGGATACCTGTGCACCTCACTAAAACTGTTGATTTTCAGAGTTGTGTTACAGATGTTGGGCTGGGTCAAATAACTAGAAGAGGATGGCAATATTCCTGGAGTAACAAAAGAGATTCACCTGAAAGGATCTATAGTCATATAGACTGGGCCTTTGAAAATGACAAATGGTTTCAACATTATGGGAGCCTGGAAGCAACTTACCACAATCTTGGATGCTCTGATCATACCCCTATTACAATAATAACTGGGGTCTCTAGACATAAGTTGAAAAAGCTATTCAGATTACTAAATGTTCTACTCAGCAAAGATGCATTCAAAGAGGTTGTGAAGGAGTGTTGGCTGCAACGCATCACTGGCTATAGCAT AACTAACAATGGTACAACAGGAATTTATATCTTTTTTCAAGCACTTACTTGGGGAGACAGATCAG TTACTAGGGAAGAAGTCCTACAAGCACTCAAAGAACTTCCAAATGACAAAGCTCCAGGTATAGATGGCTACCCTGCAGAATTTTTCAAAGAGTATTGGGGGATTGTAGGTGAGGATATTATAAATGCAATATTGCAGTTCTTTGAAAATGGAAAGCTGCTAAAAGAAGTAAATTGTACCACCATCACCCTAGTTCCCAAGGTTGCTAATCCTACTTATGTAAAGGATTACAAGCATATTGCATATTGCTCCACCATATACAAACTGATAGCAAATGTGCTGACTGGTAGATTGAAAAGGGTAGTGGATTATTTGGTGGGACCAACCCAGTCTGCATTTATTGAGGGGAGGAATATACTTGATAATGTTATTGTGGCTCATGAATTAGTGAAGGGATATTCCCATAAAGGTGTGTCCCCCAGATGTATGGTTAAAGTAGatataaggaaagcatatgaCTCAGTAAATTGGGGTTTCTTGAAGATGTTATTACTGGAGTATGGTATTCCATTGAAAGTGGTGGAACTTATTATGACACATGTCTTTACAGTTAGTTACTCTTTGTTTATAAATGGTGGTCTGACTCCAATATTCCAGGCTAAGAAGGGGTTAAGgaaaggagaccctatgtctccaTATCTGTTTGTTTTGGCTATGGAGTACCTAAACATGTCTCTTAAACAACTCAGACATAATCTAGATTTCAATTACCATTCCAGGTGTGCAAGCAAAGAGTTAGTGCACATATGCTTTGTTGATGACTTGCTAATGTGTTGTAGAGCAGACAAAGTCTCCATACAATTGATGTTGCAAGCTTTCCATCACTTCTCTACTGTTTCTGGGCTAAGAGCAAATCTGGAGAAAAGTTCCTTCTATGTTGCTAGTGTATCCCCTGAATTCAAAATTCAGATCATACAAGACATGCACTTTTCTATAGGGGAGATGCCATTCAAGTATCTGGGAGTTCCATTATCATCTAGAAAACTGTCAATGGCTCAATGTCTTCCATTGGTTGAAAAGATCATTGATAGAATAAAGTGTTGGACTACAAAGTTCCTATCCTACAGTGGAAGAGTCCAACTTATAAAAAGTGTTCTTTTCGAAATGCAGACTTATTGGGCACAAGTATTCCTGCTTCCAAAAAAGATTCTCACAATG GTAGTCAGGAAATTATTTGGAGCAAGAGATTGGCTGACAAATGTTGGAAATAATATGGTGGCTATTGAAGAGTTTGAAGACAAGGGAAAGTTCAGCATAAAAAAGGCCTACCAGTTCTTTATCCCCCAGTTACAGAAG GAGAACAGAGACAAGTCAAAAGTTGGGAGGAGGAAGTTGCTTGGACAACCAAGAAAATCAGCAGTAAGAGACCAAGAGCAGGTATTATTGGATTCCTGTTTGCAGCAATGGTTTATCATGAATGGTCAGAAAGAAATGCGAGAAGGTTCAGACAACAAAAAGGGGTGA